The following proteins come from a genomic window of Polaribacter dokdonensis:
- a CDS encoding WcaI family glycosyltransferase yields MRKKITIIGINYFPEDTAIGLYTTQLAQHLVQNNFDVDVITGFPYYPAWRISEAYKSKSRFYQETINGVNIYRYKQYVPKKPSFLKRIIHLIDFSVGTFFNIFKVKNTDLVLCVVPFIGSVFIGKILAKLRGAKLWVHVQDFEFDAATDSNLVGNKNIIFRTLFWIERKLLGSANFVSTISVSMIKKLENKVPNIDNKLLSNWVDANFIQPNNYTTHKYLNSSKFKILYSGNIGEKQDWDLFIKFAKELEQKENIEIIVVGNGSKRIWLEESLLDLENIRFYSPVPYNELSNLLCSADLHVLFQKIDVIDTVMPSKILAMMSSSKTSLITGNMQSEVSSIIKKSKSGMYFDSQDCKPLVDFVLKLKSNKELQKEFGKSARAYVIENYSKSQILEEFRLEALKLIES; encoded by the coding sequence TTGAGAAAAAAGATAACAATAATAGGGATTAACTACTTTCCAGAAGATACTGCAATAGGCCTATATACAACTCAATTAGCGCAACATTTAGTACAGAATAATTTTGATGTTGATGTAATTACTGGTTTTCCATACTATCCTGCTTGGAGAATTAGTGAAGCATATAAATCAAAAAGTAGGTTTTATCAAGAAACAATTAACGGAGTTAATATTTATAGATACAAACAATATGTGCCTAAAAAACCAAGTTTCTTAAAAAGAATAATTCATTTAATAGATTTTTCTGTAGGTACTTTCTTCAATATTTTTAAAGTAAAAAATACAGATTTAGTTTTATGTGTTGTGCCATTCATTGGCTCAGTATTTATAGGTAAAATTTTAGCAAAATTAAGAGGTGCAAAATTATGGGTTCATGTTCAAGATTTTGAATTTGATGCTGCTACAGATTCCAATTTAGTTGGCAATAAAAATATTATTTTTCGAACCTTATTTTGGATAGAAAGAAAACTTTTAGGTTCTGCAAATTTTGTAAGTACAATTAGTGTTTCTATGATCAAAAAGTTGGAAAACAAGGTTCCCAATATTGATAATAAATTATTATCTAATTGGGTAGATGCAAACTTTATTCAACCTAATAATTATACAACTCATAAATACCTAAATTCATCAAAATTTAAAATTTTATACTCAGGTAATATTGGAGAAAAACAAGATTGGGATTTATTTATAAAATTTGCGAAAGAATTAGAACAAAAAGAAAATATTGAGATAATTGTTGTAGGGAATGGAAGTAAAAGAATTTGGTTAGAAGAATCTTTGCTAGATTTAGAAAATATTAGATTTTACAGTCCAGTTCCATACAATGAGCTCTCTAATTTATTGTGTAGTGCAGATTTGCATGTGTTATTTCAAAAAATAGACGTTATAGATACTGTAATGCCTTCTAAAATCTTGGCAATGATGTCTAGTTCAAAAACATCGTTAATTACAGGTAATATGCAATCAGAGGTTTCTTCTATCATCAAGAAATCAAAATCTGGGATGTATTTTGATTCACAAGACTGTAAACCACTTGTTGATTTTGTACTTAAATTAAAATCAAATAAGGAATTGCAGAAGGAATTTGGAAAGAGTGCTAGAGCATATGTAATAGAGAACTACAGTAAATCTCAAATATTAGAAGAGTTTAGGTTAGAGGCTTTAAAATTAATTGAAAGTTAA
- a CDS encoding glycosyltransferase has protein sequence MVNIIHVLEDFSLSSGGLRTVVKKLNEKLLGNGLNSKIVSTRSEVEDDIILVNGGSIPWRYSSNLTKELDQLNNNKKIDLIHIHGVWMYPQYATAKYALKNNIPYIITCHGMLEPWLWTKGKFKKEQYFKHVVYKYFERANYLHAITPLEANELSKLFPKSKIKTIPNLISLNASVVENNNFNDKYILYLGRLDEKKGIDILINAFAKLNDKQIRLKIAGGFNDYKNELIKIAKDLNILERIDFVGLVKGLEKEKLYKEAFVFVAPSHSEVIGMVNLEAAKYHTPVITTYQTGLLKEWNNNGGVLINLSENNLYSELSKAVNWSIKERNLRGQKLRNFIEKEYSWNTKIKDWIHFYKTIKNEKN, from the coding sequence ATGGTTAATATAATTCATGTATTAGAAGATTTTTCTTTATCAAGTGGAGGGTTAAGAACTGTTGTAAAAAAGTTGAATGAAAAACTTTTAGGAAATGGTTTAAATTCCAAAATAGTTTCAACAAGAAGTGAGGTAGAGGATGACATCATATTAGTTAATGGGGGTTCTATACCTTGGAGATATTCATCAAATTTAACTAAAGAATTAGATCAACTAAATAATAATAAAAAAATTGATTTAATACATATTCATGGTGTTTGGATGTACCCTCAATATGCCACAGCTAAATACGCTTTAAAAAATAATATACCTTATATCATAACTTGTCATGGAATGCTAGAACCTTGGTTATGGACAAAAGGAAAGTTTAAGAAAGAACAATATTTTAAGCATGTTGTTTACAAATATTTTGAAAGAGCAAATTATTTACATGCAATTACACCATTAGAAGCAAATGAGTTAAGTAAACTATTTCCAAAAAGTAAAATTAAAACTATTCCTAATTTAATTTCTCTAAATGCATCTGTTGTTGAAAACAACAATTTTAATGATAAATATATCTTATACTTAGGAAGGTTAGATGAAAAGAAAGGCATAGATATTTTAATAAATGCTTTTGCTAAATTAAATGATAAACAAATCAGATTAAAAATAGCTGGCGGATTTAATGACTATAAGAACGAATTAATTAAAATAGCTAAAGATTTAAATATCTTAGAAAGAATCGATTTTGTTGGTTTAGTAAAAGGATTAGAAAAAGAAAAACTTTATAAAGAAGCTTTTGTATTTGTGGCTCCTTCTCATTCAGAAGTTATTGGTATGGTTAATTTAGAGGCTGCCAAATACCATACACCAGTAATAACAACCTATCAAACTGGGTTATTAAAAGAATGGAATAATAATGGAGGTGTTTTAATTAACCTTTCAGAAAATAACCTTTATTCTGAATTGTCTAAAGCTGTAAACTGGTCTATAAAAGAAAGAAATTTAAGAGGACAAAAATTAAGAAATTTTATAGAAAAAGAATATTCTTGGAATACAAAAATTAAAGATTGGATTCATTTTTATAAAACTATAAAAAATGAAAAAAATTAG
- a CDS encoding exopolysaccharide biosynthesis polyprenyl glycosylphosphotransferase translates to MTTKIKKYSRLIRPIIVVFDIIIITSVLYYFSDQGYLNSEFLIYINLVWLFIAYFTKFYNVYRYTHIARLVTYLLSQFSIFILAFFAYFSIFREGEVINEQFNIILSFTLLITFFKLFFFFILKSYRLSGKNYRNVIVFGSSKSAKNVIDLFKSKQDLGYRFFGFFADKKDVSDKYLGDINAGLIYASKEQIDEVYCESDSITKQKLRVIRNYCSKNNVDFNLIPEEKDIYSKDLKLTHYGTIPILKPKKLPFEKIETHILKRCFDIFFSLLVCVFLLSWLLPILWIVVKLNSKGKFLFKQLRDGADGNQFYCYKIRSMKVNTLADKIATTINDDRITSVGAFLRKTSLDELPQFFNVLKGDMSIVGPRPHMNVQTKKYLVEIENYLFRNSVKPGITGLAQVYGYRGEIKKKSDIDHRVKLDVFYIENWSFFLDIKIIGLTILNVFKGQDKAY, encoded by the coding sequence TTGACAACAAAAATTAAAAAATATTCTAGATTAATTAGACCTATAATTGTTGTTTTCGACATTATAATAATTACTAGTGTTCTATATTATTTTTCAGATCAAGGCTATTTAAATAGTGAGTTTCTAATTTACATTAATCTTGTTTGGCTTTTTATAGCCTATTTTACCAAATTTTATAATGTGTATAGATATACACATATTGCTAGGTTAGTAACCTATCTTCTCTCTCAATTTTCAATATTTATCTTGGCGTTTTTCGCCTATTTTTCAATATTTAGAGAAGGTGAAGTAATTAATGAGCAATTTAATATTATTCTATCTTTTACACTTTTAATCACCTTTTTTAAACTGTTCTTCTTTTTCATACTAAAATCATACAGATTAAGTGGAAAAAATTACAGGAATGTTATTGTTTTTGGTAGTTCAAAATCAGCAAAAAATGTAATTGATTTATTTAAAAGTAAGCAAGATTTAGGATATCGATTTTTTGGTTTTTTTGCAGATAAGAAAGATGTATCAGACAAATATTTAGGAGATATTAATGCAGGCTTGATTTACGCTTCTAAAGAACAAATAGATGAGGTTTATTGCGAATCAGATTCTATTACTAAACAAAAATTAAGAGTAATAAGGAATTACTGTAGCAAAAATAATGTGGATTTTAATTTAATTCCAGAAGAGAAAGATATTTATAGTAAAGACTTAAAGTTAACCCATTATGGAACGATTCCAATTTTAAAGCCTAAAAAACTTCCTTTTGAAAAGATTGAAACTCATATTTTAAAAAGATGTTTTGACATCTTTTTCTCACTTCTTGTTTGTGTTTTTCTGCTTTCTTGGTTGTTGCCAATTTTATGGATTGTTGTAAAACTAAATTCTAAAGGAAAATTTTTATTCAAGCAGTTGAGAGATGGTGCAGATGGTAATCAATTTTATTGTTATAAAATTAGATCTATGAAAGTTAATACGCTCGCAGACAAAATAGCAACAACCATAAATGATGATAGAATTACTTCTGTTGGAGCTTTTCTAAGAAAAACAAGCTTAGATGAATTACCTCAGTTTTTTAATGTACTTAAAGGTGATATGAGCATTGTTGGTCCTAGACCTCATATGAATGTTCAAACCAAAAAATATTTAGTAGAGATAGAGAATTATTTGTTTAGAAATTCTGTAAAACCAGGTATAACAGGTTTAGCACAAGTATATGGTTATAGAGGAGAAATTAAGAAAAAATCGGACATAGATCATAGAGTTAAGTTAGATGTATTTTATATTGAAAACTGGTCATTTTTTCTAGATATTAAAATTATAGGCCTAACAATTTTAAATGTTTTTAAAGGCCAAGACAAAGCGTATTAA
- the wzy gene encoding O-antigen polysaccharide polymerase Wzy: MFPFMAFIMAIGYLRNKKKTKNYYYILFVTILLLILVLLIKNPLTEKRNALGPIYITLIFLIIPRLLNTNFKILVFLFMSMIVVFPTISLITHSGYTLKQLINNPNLFLKKANEHGITNTFTSLNYDAFINFSGTIEYAEKNSLSYGKQLSGGLFFFVPRKIWENKPISSGEFIGNYLRDTYGNKYSFTNLSNPYVSEGYLNFGILGVIMFAIFLAFFMSRMTNWVNGDNQLKKAASFYAAIHLIFFLRGDFTNGFAFLFATFIVVLLIPKIYFSLFKRVDYESIK; encoded by the coding sequence ATGTTTCCATTTATGGCTTTTATTATGGCTATTGGTTATTTAAGAAACAAGAAAAAAACTAAAAATTATTATTATATTTTATTTGTAACTATTTTATTATTGATATTGGTTTTACTTATAAAAAACCCATTAACAGAAAAAAGAAACGCATTAGGCCCAATATACATTACACTTATATTTCTAATTATACCAAGACTATTAAATACCAATTTTAAAATATTAGTATTTCTATTTATGTCTATGATAGTTGTTTTTCCTACAATATCATTAATTACTCATTCAGGTTATACTTTAAAACAGCTTATAAATAACCCAAATCTCTTTCTTAAAAAAGCGAATGAACATGGTATAACAAATACTTTTACATCATTAAATTATGATGCATTTATAAATTTTTCTGGCACTATTGAATATGCTGAAAAAAACTCTTTATCTTATGGTAAACAACTTTCTGGAGGATTGTTCTTTTTTGTGCCGAGAAAAATATGGGAGAATAAACCAATTTCTAGTGGAGAGTTTATAGGAAATTACCTTAGAGATACCTATGGTAATAAGTATAGCTTTACAAATTTATCTAATCCTTATGTTTCAGAAGGATATTTAAATTTTGGCATTTTAGGAGTAATAATGTTTGCAATTTTTTTAGCATTTTTTATGTCTAGGATGACAAATTGGGTTAATGGAGACAATCAGTTAAAAAAAGCAGCATCATTTTATGCAGCTATTCATTTAATCTTTTTCTTAAGAGGAGATTTTACAAACGGATTTGCATTCTTATTTGCAACTTTCATAGTGGTTTTATTGATTCCAAAAATTTACTTTTCACTTTTTAAAAGAGTTGATTATGAAAGTATTAAATAA
- a CDS encoding oligosaccharide flippase family protein: MNLIKNKDYLIILKNFSFLSLLKFFNIGFKFVLVAYLIRVFGTKIYGLLTWADSVIQFFLIFINFGFNVYAAKYIVDNRGDIQKINEVVSSIYIIKFLLFLFSFIVLFGISFFDPFSDNIHLLYLLLLLGLGEVFFPIWFYQGVEKLKTATLIIFISRLFVITCTFIFVKSQNDLLVYVWLLIISNIIMGFLGLRSLKVDYNIQFYLVSINKMYQYFKAAIMFFLGRFLSLVFNYGTIFLIGIYTSMDDVSGFDTASKIVFICVIPFEMIQQAVFPTISRTLDKKLLVKLIALSLFFGLIMYSIINYFSEELMGFLGGDELVKYASTLKTLALLIPLISLTYILGTCALVAFGFFKQYNNSLIISSILYIVFVLILYVLDKITFMNLIYLRILSDFVLVFTRGFYVVKNKVLSL; the protein is encoded by the coding sequence ATGAATCTGATTAAAAACAAAGATTATCTAATAATCTTAAAAAACTTTTCTTTTTTAAGCCTTTTAAAATTTTTTAATATCGGCTTTAAATTTGTTTTAGTTGCATACTTAATTCGAGTTTTTGGCACTAAAATTTATGGCTTATTAACTTGGGCAGATTCAGTTATACAGTTTTTTTTAATATTTATTAATTTTGGGTTTAATGTATATGCAGCAAAGTATATTGTAGATAATAGAGGTGATATTCAAAAAATAAATGAAGTAGTTTCATCAATTTACATTATAAAATTCTTGCTATTTCTTTTCTCTTTTATAGTTTTATTTGGTATTTCTTTTTTTGATCCTTTTTCAGATAATATTCACTTATTGTACCTTTTATTGCTCCTAGGTCTTGGAGAAGTTTTTTTTCCCATTTGGTTTTATCAAGGTGTAGAAAAGTTAAAAACAGCTACTTTAATCATCTTTATTTCTAGACTGTTTGTAATAACATGCACTTTTATATTTGTTAAATCTCAAAATGATCTTTTAGTATATGTTTGGCTTTTAATAATTTCAAATATTATAATGGGTTTTTTGGGTTTACGTTCTTTAAAAGTAGATTATAATATTCAATTTTATTTAGTTTCAATAAATAAGATGTATCAATATTTTAAGGCAGCAATCATGTTTTTTTTAGGTAGGTTTTTGTCTTTGGTTTTTAATTATGGAACTATTTTTTTAATAGGTATTTATACATCTATGGATGACGTTTCTGGTTTTGACACTGCCTCTAAAATTGTGTTTATATGTGTAATACCTTTTGAAATGATTCAGCAAGCTGTTTTTCCAACAATATCTAGAACTTTAGATAAAAAATTATTGGTTAAGCTAATTGCTTTAAGCTTATTTTTTGGTTTAATTATGTATAGCATAATTAACTATTTTTCAGAAGAACTTATGGGTTTTTTAGGTGGAGATGAATTGGTGAAATACGCTTCAACTCTTAAAACACTTGCATTATTAATACCTTTAATTTCTTTAACCTATATACTAGGTACTTGTGCATTGGTTGCATTTGGTTTTTTTAAACAATACAACAATTCTTTAATTATCAGTTCTATACTATATATTGTTTTTGTATTGATTTTATATGTTCTTGATAAAATTACTTTCATGAATTTAATTTATTTACGAATTCTATCAGATTTTGTTTTAGTTTTTACAAGAGGATTTTACGTTGTTAAAAATAAAGTCTTAAGTTTATAA
- a CDS encoding glycosyltransferase family 2 protein, with product MKKVEISASVVLYHENLEELSNTIQCFLNVDISKKLYLIDNTDDARFKGLFTNDDIIYIQNGKNLGFGAGHNVILNQIENDSKYHLILNPDVNFESRVIINLIDKLKKHEMVSMIAPKVLFPDGTFQNSCRRYPRIIELLARRFNLLQSIFKKNISKGKYTDKDLDASFFAEYITGCFHLYKTDDFVKLGGFDERYFLYMEDVDICKKIQKLDKLKLYYPKEEIRHVLKQGSSKNNKLFFIHTFSAIKYFLKWGFR from the coding sequence ATGAAAAAAGTAGAAATATCAGCATCTGTAGTCTTGTATCATGAAAACTTAGAAGAACTTTCTAATACCATTCAATGTTTTTTAAATGTTGATATTTCAAAGAAATTATATCTAATTGATAATACAGATGATGCAAGGTTTAAAGGTTTATTTACAAATGATGATATTATTTATATTCAAAATGGTAAAAACTTAGGTTTTGGAGCAGGTCATAATGTTATACTTAATCAGATTGAAAATGATTCTAAGTATCATTTAATCTTAAATCCAGATGTTAATTTCGAATCTAGAGTAATCATAAATTTAATTGATAAACTCAAAAAGCATGAAATGGTTTCTATGATTGCTCCTAAAGTATTATTTCCTGATGGTACTTTTCAAAATTCTTGTAGAAGATACCCAAGAATTATAGAGTTATTAGCAAGACGTTTTAACCTTTTACAATCCATTTTTAAAAAGAACATCAGCAAAGGTAAATACACAGATAAAGATTTAGATGCATCGTTTTTTGCTGAATACATAACAGGCTGTTTTCATTTATACAAAACAGATGATTTTGTAAAATTAGGTGGTTTTGATGAACGCTATTTCTTGTATATGGAAGATGTTGATATCTGTAAAAAAATTCAGAAGTTAGACAAGTTAAAACTATACTATCCTAAAGAAGAAATTAGGCATGTTTTAAAACAAGGTTCTTCTAAAAACAATAAACTCTTTTTTATTCACACATTTTCTGCAATTAAATATTTTTTAAAGTGGGGTTTTAGGTAG
- a CDS encoding WcaF family extracellular polysaccharide biosynthesis acetyltransferase yields the protein MVNKKQQYQDLSKFNVPKGFRGKSKFIVQIWWITEKTLFAMSPQFFYGWRRFLLRSFGAKIGKNVLIRSSAKFTYPWKVTIGDNTWIGEETILYSLGEINIGNNVAVAHGIYFNTGLHDYTKTDFPILSDKIIIEDECWITNDVYIAPGVTIGKGSVIGARSSVYKDIPSGWVCYGNPAKPVKQRIEKKDNNNRD from the coding sequence ATGGTTAACAAGAAACAGCAATACCAAGATTTAAGTAAGTTTAATGTTCCTAAGGGTTTTCGAGGTAAATCTAAGTTCATTGTTCAAATTTGGTGGATAACCGAAAAAACTCTTTTTGCCATGTCTCCTCAGTTTTTTTATGGGTGGAGAAGGTTTTTGCTAAGATCTTTTGGAGCAAAAATTGGTAAAAATGTATTAATTAGATCTTCTGCTAAATTTACATATCCTTGGAAAGTTACAATAGGAGATAACACATGGATTGGTGAAGAAACTATACTATATAGTTTAGGAGAAATAAATATTGGGAACAATGTAGCTGTTGCACATGGTATTTATTTTAATACAGGTTTACATGATTATACAAAAACAGATTTTCCAATACTAAGTGATAAAATAATTATAGAGGATGAATGTTGGATAACTAATGATGTTTATATTGCACCAGGTGTAACTATAGGCAAAGGTTCAGTCATTGGCGCAAGAAGTAGTGTCTATAAAGATATACCTAGTGGTTGGGTTTGTTATGGTAACCCTGCTAAACCAGTAAAACAGAGAATTGAGAAAAAAGATAACAATAATAGGGATTAA
- a CDS encoding O-antigen ligase family protein, protein MAGDSQILNTKSFNVIKKIIVFTTLFFLVFSFSYFYITEPFYTFKSTLVHYSNLINIRNTGFLIHPIYLSIYTGVSIIFCLDLFLKDKRYVFFALSLILLVFMGILNKKGPILSLVLVGVFYVFKERLYFKKSIYLIPVFLLLLVAIVFLPKYKDVNGFVELKHLIEQKSKTSSSTGIRLQIYDCAIHKITESPILGYGIGDVNDVLNNCYLNSKTLPVEKNYNTHNQYFSFWLSAGILGLTAFLFYLFTVLKIAKEQNFKIFYLISLFFILNMLTENILEREDGVIFFSFLINLYLFKNDVIDG, encoded by the coding sequence TTGGCAGGAGATAGCCAAATTCTTAACACTAAATCTTTTAATGTTATAAAGAAAATTATAGTTTTTACTACACTTTTCTTTTTAGTTTTTTCATTTAGTTATTTTTATATAACAGAGCCTTTTTACACTTTTAAAAGTACGTTAGTACATTATTCTAACTTAATAAATATCAGAAATACAGGATTTTTAATTCATCCAATTTACCTATCCATTTATACAGGAGTATCAATCATTTTTTGTTTAGATTTATTTTTAAAGGATAAAAGATATGTCTTTTTTGCTTTATCATTAATCTTATTGGTTTTTATGGGAATTTTAAATAAGAAAGGCCCAATTTTATCACTTGTCTTAGTTGGTGTTTTTTATGTTTTTAAAGAAAGATTGTATTTTAAAAAAAGCATTTATTTAATACCAGTTTTTTTACTTTTATTGGTTGCTATTGTTTTTCTGCCTAAGTATAAGGATGTAAATGGTTTTGTAGAACTTAAACATTTAATTGAGCAAAAAAGTAAAACAAGTTCATCTACTGGTATTAGATTACAAATTTATGATTGTGCAATACATAAAATAACAGAATCACCAATTTTAGGCTATGGAATAGGAGATGTAAATGATGTTTTAAACAATTGCTATTTAAACTCTAAAACATTACCAGTAGAAAAAAACTATAATACACACAATCAATATTTTAGCTTTTGGTTGTCTGCAGGTATTTTGGGGTTAACTGCATTTTTATTTTATTTATTTACTGTATTAAAAATAGCTAAAGAACAAAATTTCAAAATTTTTTATCTAATAAGCCTATTTTTTATATTAAATATGTTAACCGAAAATATTTTAGAAAGAGAAGATGGTGTTATCTTTTTTTCATTCCTTATTAATTTATATTTATTTAAAAATGATGTAATTGATGGTTAA
- a CDS encoding NAD-dependent epimerase/dehydratase family protein has product MLNKKKILITGGSGFIGTNLVEFYKNTSIVLNLDIKKPRNPNHQEFWKKIDILNLDSLTNAISNFQPDYIFHMAARTDLDGVNLDDYQANIKGVENLIIALKSIENLRKVIFASSRLVCEIGYEPKDEFDYKPSTVYGESKIIGEKIVRESKILTDNWIIVRPTSLWGPWFDIPYKNFFDTIEKGLYFHPKNKKIYKKFGFVLNCVYVLDKLLNNDNLDKKTIYLSDFEELEVKAWANIISQYYHQKDVKEIPFFILKFIANIGDSVKKLGVKNPPLTKFRLNNLITNMYFNTKEVESVVGELPYNINKSTEITYKWLTRNSNTKI; this is encoded by the coding sequence ATGCTAAATAAAAAGAAAATTCTTATAACTGGTGGTTCTGGTTTTATAGGTACCAACTTAGTAGAGTTTTACAAAAATACTTCTATAGTATTAAACCTCGACATTAAAAAACCCAGAAATCCAAATCATCAAGAATTTTGGAAAAAAATAGATATATTAAACCTTGATTCGTTAACAAATGCTATTTCAAACTTTCAGCCAGACTACATATTTCATATGGCTGCAAGAACAGATTTAGATGGTGTAAATTTAGATGATTATCAGGCAAATATAAAAGGAGTAGAAAATTTAATAATAGCCTTAAAAAGCATTGAAAATTTAAGAAAAGTTATTTTTGCTTCAAGTAGATTAGTTTGCGAAATTGGATATGAACCAAAAGACGAATTTGATTATAAACCTTCTACTGTTTATGGAGAAAGCAAAATTATAGGAGAAAAAATAGTTAGAGAATCTAAAATTTTAACTGATAATTGGATTATAGTTAGGCCAACTTCCTTGTGGGGTCCTTGGTTTGATATACCTTATAAAAACTTTTTTGACACCATAGAAAAAGGTCTTTATTTTCATCCAAAAAATAAGAAAATTTACAAGAAATTTGGCTTTGTTTTAAACTGTGTTTATGTTTTAGACAAGTTATTGAATAATGATAATTTAGATAAGAAAACAATTTATCTATCAGATTTTGAGGAATTAGAAGTAAAAGCTTGGGCCAACATAATTTCTCAGTATTATCATCAAAAAGATGTTAAAGAAATTCCCTTTTTTATTTTAAAATTTATTGCTAATATTGGTGATTCAGTTAAAAAATTAGGGGTAAAAAATCCTCCCTTAACAAAGTTTAGATTAAACAATCTAATAACAAATATGTATTTTAACACTAAAGAGGTGGAATCTGTAGTAGGTGAGTTACCTTATAATATAAATAAATCAACAGAAATTACTTATAAATGGTTAACAAGAAACAGCAATACCAAGATTTAA
- a CDS encoding CDP-glycerol glycerophosphotransferase family protein — protein sequence MMKNKVIGFLINFLKSFIKKKRKIVYHSFPDFTDNSFATFVYVSNNLPEYKNIWLVDSLEKKDFFLKLIANYTASENYIILKKKSIKGFFHYLTAELVFHTHGLFNEFGLIKDQRKINLWHGMPIKKIGFYESLDSKVPFSNVHLATSEFYQKILMKAFGANKKQTQIIGQTRNDFLLDNKITIHHLFNDDKIYENTILWMPTFRKSVVRDLRTDGSIEIDKDFLRNEYLVKLNKFLVDCNSIIYVKLHPMDYRGLDDFDFYTNIRFLSNNTFVEKGINMYSTFNSFDILLTDFSSIYIDFLLLNIPIGFVFSDFEEFKDSRGFVFEDPLKYMPGKIISNENELEIFLTETIINKIDTYTEKRTEIKNLFHKYTSNFNEHLFKNLSKYEF from the coding sequence ATGATGAAAAATAAAGTTATTGGTTTTTTAATAAATTTTTTAAAATCATTTATTAAAAAAAAACGTAAAATAGTTTATCATAGCTTTCCAGATTTTACAGATAATAGCTTTGCAACATTTGTTTATGTATCAAATAATCTTCCAGAATATAAAAATATTTGGCTTGTAGATAGTTTAGAAAAAAAAGATTTTTTTTTAAAACTTATAGCAAATTACACAGCATCAGAAAATTATATTATTCTAAAAAAGAAATCTATCAAAGGTTTTTTTCATTATTTAACTGCTGAACTAGTTTTTCATACACATGGTTTATTTAATGAGTTTGGTTTAATTAAAGATCAAAGAAAAATTAATCTTTGGCATGGAATGCCAATTAAAAAAATTGGTTTTTATGAAAGTTTAGATAGTAAAGTTCCTTTTTCTAATGTGCATCTAGCTACATCAGAATTTTATCAGAAAATTTTAATGAAAGCTTTTGGAGCCAATAAAAAGCAGACTCAAATTATTGGGCAAACAAGAAATGATTTCCTTTTAGACAATAAAATAACTATTCATCATTTATTTAATGATGATAAAATTTATGAAAACACAATACTCTGGATGCCTACTTTCAGAAAATCTGTGGTTAGAGATTTAAGAACTGATGGTAGTATTGAAATAGATAAAGATTTTTTACGAAATGAATATTTAGTAAAATTAAATAAATTTTTAGTTGATTGTAATTCAATAATCTATGTTAAGTTACATCCTATGGACTATAGAGGTTTAGATGATTTTGATTTTTATACAAACATTAGGTTTTTAAGTAATAATACATTTGTAGAAAAGGGTATAAATATGTATTCTACTTTTAATTCATTTGATATTCTATTAACAGACTTTTCTTCTATCTATATAGATTTTCTTTTGTTAAACATACCTATTGGATTTGTTTTTTCAGATTTTGAAGAATTTAAAGATTCTAGAGGTTTCGTATTTGAAGACCCTTTAAAATACATGCCAGGTAAAATAATATCTAATGAAAACGAATTAGAAATATTTTTAACAGAAACTATTATCAATAAAATAGACACTTACACAGAAAAACGAACTGAAATAAAAAATCTGTTTCATAAATATACCAGTAATTTTAATGAGCATTTATTTAAAAATCTTTCAAAATATGAGTTTTAA